Proteins encoded together in one Bacteroides ovatus window:
- a CDS encoding HNH endonuclease signature motif containing protein, which yields MKTWTDEQLAILDSEYPTADLKELARRLDKTLSAVKTKALIRKLRRSPRISFWNSERLDKLKKLYPNHTNEEIAQILGTTYSAVNGVAFKLRLFKSKEFKFQCASKSFFPKGHQPMNKGRKQTEYMSEEQLAKTKATRFKKGHVPKNHKPVGYERITRDGYIEVKTAEPNVFELKHRLVWIEHNGEIPPGYNIQFKDGNRQNVSIENLYMISRSEQLKKENSLYARYPEDVQYLIKLKGALNRQINKATKKNES from the coding sequence ATGAAAACGTGGACTGACGAACAACTTGCTATACTTGACAGTGAGTACCCGACTGCTGATTTAAAAGAACTTGCTAGGCGTCTTGATAAAACACTTAGTGCTGTTAAAACAAAGGCCTTGATTCGAAAACTTAGGCGCTCTCCGAGAATCTCGTTTTGGAATAGTGAGAGACTTGATAAATTGAAAAAGTTGTATCCCAATCATACTAATGAGGAAATAGCACAGATATTAGGTACCACTTATTCTGCTGTAAATGGAGTTGCATTTAAATTACGGCTCTTTAAATCTAAAGAATTTAAATTTCAATGCGCTTCTAAAAGCTTCTTTCCCAAAGGCCACCAACCGATGAACAAGGGACGTAAGCAAACGGAATATATGTCAGAGGAACAATTAGCAAAAACGAAAGCTACTCGATTTAAGAAAGGACATGTCCCCAAAAATCATAAACCAGTCGGTTATGAACGCATAACTCGTGACGGTTACATTGAAGTGAAAACTGCCGAACCGAATGTCTTTGAACTTAAACATCGGCTTGTATGGATTGAGCATAATGGAGAAATCCCCCCTGGTTATAATATTCAGTTTAAAGATGGCAACAGGCAAAACGTTTCCATTGAGAACCTTTACATGATTAGTCGTTCTGAACAATTAAAAAAAGAGAATTCTTTGTATGCCCGATATCCGGAAGATGTTCAGTACCTAATCAAACTAAAAGGAGCTTTGAATAGACAAATTAATAAAGCAACAAAAAAGAATGAATCATGA
- a CDS encoding phosphoadenosine phosphosulfate reductase family protein: MKYYASVSFGKDSLAMLFMLIDKGYQLDEVVFYDTGMEFQAIYNTRDAVLPILKKLGIKYTELHPEQPFLWTMFERPVKKRGTNIIHKKGYSWCGGTCRWGTSEKLRALKAHTKDGIDYVGIAADETHRFEKEKRPNRVLPLRDWGITEADALQYCYTKGFVWHEDGVRLYELLDRVSCWCCGNKNLKELKNMYLYLPWYWKKLKELQLNTDRPYRRNSGETIFDLEERFRRELLKKKTD; this comes from the coding sequence ATGAAATATTATGCTTCAGTTAGCTTTGGAAAGGATTCCTTGGCAATGCTTTTCATGCTAATAGATAAAGGATATCAGTTGGATGAAGTCGTTTTCTATGATACAGGTATGGAATTTCAGGCAATCTATAACACTCGTGATGCTGTTCTTCCAATTCTTAAAAAACTTGGCATTAAATATACAGAACTGCATCCGGAGCAACCTTTTCTTTGGACAATGTTTGAAAGGCCGGTTAAGAAAAGAGGGACCAATATTATCCATAAAAAAGGATATAGTTGGTGTGGGGGAACATGCCGGTGGGGAACGAGTGAAAAACTTCGTGCATTGAAAGCTCACACAAAAGACGGAATTGATTATGTCGGTATTGCTGCCGATGAGACCCATCGTTTTGAAAAGGAAAAACGACCAAATCGGGTTTTACCACTTCGTGATTGGGGCATTACTGAAGCAGATGCACTCCAGTATTGTTACACAAAAGGCTTTGTTTGGCATGAGGATGGAGTAAGGCTATATGAGCTACTTGATCGTGTGAGTTGCTGGTGTTGTGGAAATAAGAACTTGAAGGAGTTGAAGAATATGTATTTGTACCTTCCATGGTATTGGAAAAAGCTGAAAGAACTTCAGTTAAATACCGATAGGCCCTATCGTCGTAATAGTGGAGAAACCATTTTTGATTTAGAGGAAAGATTTAGACGTGAATTGTTGAAGAAAAAAACTGATTAA
- a CDS encoding ParB N-terminal domain-containing protein: protein MTEIIQVCLLDFNKGQLTGLPKNPRFFRDYRFEAMKKSIQDSPEMLELRELIVFPYNDGRYIVVCGNLRLRACKELGYKELPCKILAPDTPVKKLREYATKDNVNFGENDLDVMENEWNKAELQDWGIEFAPEKKEDEFKERFDAITDDTAIYPLIPKYDEKHELFIITSSNEVDSNWLRERLDMQHMKSYKTGKISKSNVIDIKDVRHALQNSNTKS, encoded by the coding sequence ATGACAGAGATTATTCAAGTCTGCCTACTTGATTTTAATAAGGGGCAGCTCACGGGATTGCCGAAAAATCCACGTTTTTTTCGTGATTACCGCTTTGAAGCGATGAAGAAAAGCATTCAGGATTCGCCAGAGATGCTTGAGCTTCGAGAACTTATAGTTTTTCCCTACAATGATGGCAGATATATTGTTGTTTGTGGTAATTTACGTTTGCGAGCTTGCAAGGAGTTAGGTTATAAAGAACTGCCTTGTAAAATTCTGGCACCTGATACCCCCGTTAAGAAGTTGAGGGAATATGCCACTAAAGATAATGTCAATTTTGGTGAGAATGATTTGGACGTTATGGAAAACGAGTGGAATAAGGCGGAACTCCAAGACTGGGGCATCGAATTTGCCCCGGAGAAGAAAGAGGATGAATTTAAAGAGCGCTTCGATGCCATCACGGATGATACAGCCATTTATCCTCTCATTCCAAAGTATGACGAAAAACATGAGTTGTTTATCATCACCTCAAGTAATGAGGTAGATAGCAACTGGCTTCGTGAGAGGCTGGACATGCAGCACATGAAGTCGTACAAAACCGGGAAAATAAGTAAATCCAATGTAATTGATATAAAAGACGTTCGCCATGCCCTGCAAAATAGTAATACCAAGTCATAA
- a CDS encoding DUF6291 domain-containing protein, which yields MERNSFIFYKGWREAIKDLPDDVRLEIYESIIEYATTGNLRGLKPMANIAFNFIKIDIDRDTEKYMSIVERNKSNGSKGGRPKSENPKEPKEPTKPTGLFGNPKEPTKPDNDNEYDNDYVDDNDSHLKKKETSPKGESKKDELSLFPEEKIDWGGLMDYFNSTFKGKLPAIKSIDAKRKKAIKARVAQYGKQAIFDVFQLVLDSPFLLGQNDKNWRCTFDWIFLPTKFTNILEGNYNGKRTDTAATRRESVSSLTDLAEELLQSSMPKEG from the coding sequence ATGGAAAGAAATTCATTCATCTTTTATAAAGGGTGGAGAGAAGCAATCAAGGATTTGCCGGATGATGTCAGGCTGGAGATTTACGAAAGCATAATTGAGTATGCGACAACGGGAAATCTTCGGGGGTTGAAACCTATGGCAAATATTGCTTTCAACTTTATAAAGATAGATATAGACAGGGATACTGAAAAGTATATGTCTATTGTGGAAAGGAATAAGAGCAATGGTTCTAAGGGGGGACGTCCGAAAAGTGAAAACCCAAAAGAACCCAAAGAACCCACAAAACCCACTGGGTTATTTGGAAACCCAAAAGAACCCACAAAACCCGATAATGATAATGAATATGATAATGATTATGTAGATGATAATGATTCTCATTTAAAAAAGAAAGAAACTTCTCCTAAAGGAGAATCAAAGAAAGACGAGCTTTCTTTGTTCCCCGAGGAAAAGATTGATTGGGGTGGGCTAATGGATTATTTTAATTCCACGTTTAAAGGTAAACTTCCTGCTATAAAGTCCATAGATGCAAAACGAAAGAAAGCTATTAAAGCACGTGTCGCACAATACGGGAAGCAAGCTATATTCGATGTGTTCCAATTGGTTTTAGACAGTCCTTTCTTGCTTGGACAAAACGATAAAAATTGGAGGTGCACTTTTGACTGGATATTCTTGCCTACAAAATTTACAAATATTTTAGAAGGTAACTATAATGGAAAACGAACTGATACTGCGGCCACAAGAAGAGAATCGGTTAGCAGTCTTACGGACCTCGCCGAAGAACTACTGCAAAGCTCTATGCCCAAAGAAGGTTGA
- a CDS encoding N-6 DNA methylase, with the protein MSEVELKKLFQIEDILSLPNAIFKIIFDNDERLHHIYRELLQLNTHDLSRDWFQDIYEGELAQRNQNKQDFTPNVVGILLSRLTGVSKGVIYEPTAGNGSLIISNWWHRVKTLGTDFKPSEHPVECWELSDRSIPLLLLNLSIRGINATVYHGDVLVKSIKSEYRLLNVKDIPFDFSIIEKISYD; encoded by the coding sequence ATGAGTGAAGTAGAATTAAAGAAGTTGTTTCAAATAGAGGATATATTATCACTTCCTAATGCGATTTTTAAAATAATCTTTGATAATGACGAAAGATTGCATCATATATATCGAGAGTTATTACAACTCAATACTCATGATCTTTCAAGAGATTGGTTTCAAGATATATATGAGGGTGAATTGGCTCAAAGAAACCAAAACAAGCAGGATTTTACTCCTAATGTAGTAGGAATACTACTATCAAGATTGACAGGGGTTTCCAAAGGGGTGATTTACGAACCTACTGCCGGGAATGGTTCCCTTATTATTTCTAACTGGTGGCATAGAGTTAAAACTTTAGGAACTGATTTCAAACCGTCTGAACACCCCGTTGAATGCTGGGAGTTGTCTGATAGGTCTATTCCGTTACTCTTGCTTAATTTATCGATACGTGGTATTAATGCAACTGTGTATCATGGTGATGTACTTGTAAAATCAATAAAAAGTGAATATCGCTTGCTGAACGTGAAAGATATTCCATTCGATTTTTCCATTATAGAAAAGATTAGTTATGATTGA
- a CDS encoding DUF3560 domain-containing protein has product MNTYYKFAPNVFLAKCDEKHEKGETIEVTTKYGKENESIVFNLIFEKDGFYYYSIVRADGFNVQEWAKQRAERRHEWASSAVQKSNEYFQKSNKHRDFLSLGEPIKVGHHSERGHRKMIDDAWNNMGKSVEFSDKAAEHERVAKYWEKRANTINLSMPESIDFYEHKLEQAKEYHEGLKSGKYRREHTYAMAYANKAVKEAKKNYDLAVKLWGDV; this is encoded by the coding sequence ATGAACACGTATTACAAATTTGCGCCAAATGTATTTTTGGCAAAGTGTGATGAGAAGCACGAAAAAGGTGAAACTATTGAAGTTACCACCAAGTATGGTAAGGAGAACGAAAGTATAGTATTTAACCTAATCTTCGAAAAAGATGGGTTTTACTATTATTCCATCGTTAGAGCTGACGGCTTTAATGTTCAAGAATGGGCTAAGCAAAGAGCGGAACGCAGGCATGAATGGGCGTCATCGGCAGTACAAAAAAGTAATGAGTATTTTCAGAAATCAAATAAGCATCGTGATTTCCTTTCTTTGGGTGAGCCTATCAAAGTTGGACACCACAGCGAACGAGGACATCGCAAAATGATAGATGATGCCTGGAATAACATGGGGAAAAGCGTTGAGTTTAGCGATAAGGCTGCCGAACATGAAAGAGTTGCGAAGTATTGGGAAAAAAGGGCTAATACGATAAACTTGTCCATGCCGGAAAGTATAGATTTCTACGAACATAAGTTGGAACAAGCAAAAGAATATCACGAAGGATTGAAGTCCGGTAAGTACCGACGCGAGCATACATACGCTATGGCTTATGCCAATAAAGCAGTAAAAGAGGCTAAAAAAAATTATGACCTTGCAGTAAAGCTGTGGGGCGATGTTTAA
- a CDS encoding tyrosine-type recombinase/integrase: MKLDDVYKAWISVKKRQVKTSSLASYQQIYVKKLSPMLGCMGVGELSKKVIVPFMNDLMDNSGLSVKYCNDILIVLKMLIRFADEELDLEVHNITWKMVWPSKNKIAAQKLERYSPAEYKKIVDYVLANPSPRNLGILLTICSGMRIGEVCALQWKDIDLDKKTIHICKTLERIYMPGEDGTFNKAKTHIEIGPPKTSNSDRYIPILKNIFPLVKKFSAVCNPDYYVCTCGEQYTEPRTLRNYYEKFILEKVKLDHCIKYHGLRHTFATTLIENKIDVKTVSTILGHSDVGTTLNIYVHPSEEAKTDAVNSGLRRIFK, translated from the coding sequence ATGAAATTGGATGATGTGTATAAGGCTTGGATTTCTGTAAAGAAAAGGCAAGTCAAGACTAGTTCACTGGCATCGTACCAGCAGATATACGTGAAAAAGCTTTCTCCAATGTTAGGATGTATGGGAGTTGGGGAATTGAGCAAAAAGGTTATTGTGCCATTCATGAACGATCTTATGGATAATTCGGGGTTATCTGTGAAGTACTGCAATGATATTCTGATAGTTCTAAAAATGCTAATTCGGTTTGCTGACGAAGAGTTAGACCTTGAGGTACATAACATTACATGGAAGATGGTATGGCCAAGTAAAAATAAGATAGCTGCTCAAAAGCTGGAACGTTATTCTCCTGCTGAATATAAGAAAATCGTCGATTATGTGTTAGCGAATCCATCTCCACGTAATCTTGGAATTTTGCTAACGATATGTTCCGGTATGCGTATAGGGGAAGTATGTGCCTTACAATGGAAGGATATAGATTTAGATAAAAAGACTATTCATATTTGTAAAACCTTAGAACGCATATATATGCCAGGCGAGGATGGTACATTTAATAAAGCAAAAACCCATATTGAGATTGGGCCCCCGAAAACTTCAAATTCTGATAGGTATATTCCTATCTTAAAAAACATTTTCCCTTTGGTGAAGAAGTTTTCTGCTGTGTGTAATCCCGATTATTATGTGTGTACTTGTGGTGAGCAATATACAGAACCTCGGACCTTGCGGAATTATTATGAGAAATTTATTCTTGAAAAGGTAAAACTAGACCACTGTATCAAGTATCATGGATTAAGGCACACTTTTGCCACGACTCTTATAGAGAATAAAATTGATGTCAAAACTGTATCTACTATTCTTGGTCATTCAGATGTAGGTACCACTTTGAATATTTATGTTCATCCATCAGAGGAAGCTAAAACCGATGCTGTTAATTCAGGATTAAGGAGAATTTTTAAATAG
- a CDS encoding ParB/RepB/Spo0J family partition protein — translation MEVQNIRIDLISPSPLNPRKTFDEAALEELASNIEKQGLLQPITVRVAKSEEMTNLETGDVTPLPYTYEIVCGERRFRAVSLLKAKEDEANVAKIKAHRKKSEKFQTISCIVREMTDDEAFEAMITENLQRKDVDPIEEAFAFAQLAEKGRTLEDIALKIGKSTRFVFDRIKLNSLIPELKERVRNGDIPLSGAMILSKLDEDTQKEFHEEEEEQCTTAMIREFVSNSFMELGNAPWIKDDSDNWENTDIKSCSQCENNTCNHGCLFYEMNSKDARCINAACYEKKQIAYVTRKIQLEYEHLVKVGEPLSFGKTVIIARRPDTYWGEDRKVFYEKTLEAVKQLGFEIVDPDEIFRCKCWYSEDDERTLKMLEDGEVYRCLSFFGHYSPEFNVSFYYVRKETASSTSAVADLKEIEREKINAQLKRAKDIVKEKSAEEMRKWAQEKTYYQRTKEFSENEQLVFDVLVLSGCSSTYLEKLNLKKWNGESDFVNYVKNNQADRHQWYRAFIAECLSSNNVNFYSYLQKCQKILFAEQYPDDFKALSKKLADSYDKKEKKLKERLKELNNDNTEEA, via the coding sequence ATGGAAGTACAAAACATTAGAATTGACCTTATCAGTCCTTCTCCTTTGAATCCGAGAAAGACTTTTGATGAAGCAGCTCTTGAAGAGCTTGCAAGCAACATTGAAAAGCAAGGTTTATTGCAACCTATCACTGTCAGAGTTGCTAAATCCGAGGAGATGACTAACCTAGAAACCGGAGATGTTACCCCATTACCTTACACATACGAAATTGTTTGCGGTGAGCGTCGTTTCCGGGCTGTGTCACTTTTGAAAGCAAAGGAAGATGAAGCGAATGTTGCAAAAATCAAAGCCCATCGAAAAAAGTCGGAAAAATTTCAGACAATATCCTGCATTGTCAGAGAAATGACAGATGATGAGGCTTTTGAAGCGATGATTACCGAGAATCTTCAAAGAAAAGATGTTGATCCCATCGAAGAAGCTTTTGCCTTTGCGCAGTTGGCTGAAAAAGGACGAACTTTGGAAGATATCGCTCTTAAAATAGGAAAGTCTACCCGGTTTGTTTTTGACCGTATTAAATTGAATTCTCTTATTCCTGAACTAAAAGAGCGGGTAAGAAATGGAGATATACCATTGTCCGGTGCTATGATTCTTTCTAAATTGGATGAAGATACTCAAAAAGAGTTTCATGAGGAGGAGGAAGAACAATGTACTACTGCTATGATTCGAGAATTTGTGAGTAATTCTTTCATGGAGCTTGGTAACGCACCTTGGATTAAAGATGATTCCGATAATTGGGAAAATACCGATATTAAATCATGTTCTCAATGTGAGAATAATACGTGTAATCATGGTTGTTTGTTCTATGAAATGAATAGTAAGGATGCTAGATGTATCAATGCTGCTTGCTATGAGAAAAAACAGATTGCTTATGTGACGCGGAAAATTCAACTAGAATATGAACATCTTGTTAAAGTTGGCGAACCTCTTTCATTTGGAAAAACAGTAATTATCGCTAGACGTCCCGATACATATTGGGGAGAAGATAGAAAGGTTTTCTATGAAAAAACTTTGGAAGCTGTTAAACAACTTGGATTTGAAATAGTTGATCCTGATGAAATCTTTAGATGTAAGTGCTGGTATTCAGAAGATGATGAACGCACTTTGAAAATGCTTGAAGATGGAGAAGTTTATCGTTGTCTTTCATTTTTTGGACATTATTCTCCCGAATTTAACGTTAGTTTCTATTATGTTAGAAAAGAAACGGCTTCCTCTACTTCCGCCGTTGCCGATCTAAAAGAGATAGAAAGGGAAAAAATAAACGCCCAATTAAAAAGAGCGAAGGATATAGTCAAGGAGAAGTCTGCTGAAGAAATGCGCAAGTGGGCGCAAGAGAAAACATATTATCAGAGAACAAAAGAATTCTCTGAAAATGAACAACTTGTTTTTGATGTGCTGGTTCTTAGCGGTTGTAGCAGTACTTATCTTGAAAAACTGAATTTAAAAAAATGGAATGGTGAGAGTGATTTTGTAAATTATGTCAAGAACAACCAAGCTGACCGACACCAATGGTATAGAGCCTTTATTGCTGAATGCTTATCATCGAATAATGTGAATTTCTACTCCTATTTGCAAAAGTGTCAGAAAATCCTTTTTGCAGAACAATATCCGGATGATTTCAAAGCGCTCTCTAAGAAACTTGCGGATTCATATGATAAGAAAGAAAAGAAGCTCAAAGAAAGACTGAAAGAACTAAATAACGATAACACAGAGGAAGCCTAG